The [Bacillus] selenitireducens MLS10 genome includes a region encoding these proteins:
- a CDS encoding helix-turn-helix domain-containing protein — MGVNIRFSGYAHHRKGYHEDRKTPLLQYLVRLQVEGHATIRSNGKTYPISQGDLYLGRKGDHYSIDTPAGQDSTDYHIFCDGSWVAEWFHQPGLPVVHNIRLDDKLLSLWRHLSIEQRRPDAGETPELSVYLLKALFVMLKQSVNDETSGNERPFIVTKMMRTIEELAASKFQVEDVAASAGLSVSRASHLFKEHTGQSMIDYAQEIRLNMAVNQMQYTSMTLEHIAESCGFGSYVYFHRIFKHHYGKSPGQFRKMN; from the coding sequence ATGGGCGTAAATATCAGATTTTCGGGCTATGCCCACCACAGGAAAGGCTATCATGAAGACCGCAAAACCCCGCTGCTGCAGTACCTCGTCCGCCTTCAGGTCGAAGGGCATGCCACGATCCGTTCCAACGGCAAGACGTATCCGATCTCCCAGGGGGATCTCTACCTCGGACGAAAAGGAGATCACTACAGCATCGACACGCCTGCCGGTCAGGACAGCACGGATTACCACATCTTCTGCGACGGATCATGGGTGGCCGAGTGGTTTCATCAGCCTGGGCTCCCCGTTGTCCATAACATCCGCCTCGATGATAAGCTGCTTTCCCTTTGGCGCCATCTCTCCATCGAGCAACGCCGGCCGGACGCCGGGGAAACACCGGAACTGTCCGTCTATCTCCTGAAGGCGCTTTTTGTGATGCTGAAGCAATCTGTCAATGATGAGACAAGCGGCAATGAACGTCCGTTTATCGTCACGAAAATGATGCGGACGATCGAGGAACTGGCTGCATCGAAGTTCCAGGTGGAAGACGTCGCTGCATCCGCCGGTCTCAGTGTCTCAAGAGCGTCGCACCTCTTCAAAGAGCACACCGGCCAGTCCATGATTGATTACGCTCAGGAGATTCGCCTCAATATGGCCGTCAACCAGATGCAGTACACGTCCATGACGCTTGAGCACATCGCTGAAAGCTGCGGATTCGGCTCTTATGTTTATTTTCACCGGATCTTCAAACACCATTACGGCAAATCTCCCGGACAGTTTCGTAAAATGAACTGA
- a CDS encoding sugar phosphate isomerase/epimerase family protein — translation MKLGVFTVLFGDLSYTEMLDRVKESGLDSVEIGTGGYPGNAHCNMDELLESEEARKAYQKELDDRGLTISAFSCHGNPITPDKAFAKESDEALRKTIELAHLMGVPVVNAFSGTAGDSDDATAPNWPVAPWPEEYTNALHWQWENKLVPYWKEIGKLAEEKNVKIGLELHGGFLVHTPHTMLKLRELTSPSIGANLDPSHLWWQGIDPVAAIRILGEHDAIHHFHAKDTYIDQDNVNMYGLTDMQPYGNVQTRAWTFRSVGCGHSMQEWSDMMSALRTYGYDYVVSIEHEDPIMSIDEGFARAVKNLDTVLIREQPSEMWWA, via the coding sequence ATGAAACTGGGCGTATTTACGGTCCTTTTTGGAGACTTGTCTTATACAGAGATGCTCGACAGAGTGAAAGAATCCGGGCTTGATTCCGTTGAGATCGGAACCGGAGGCTATCCGGGGAATGCACACTGCAACATGGATGAGCTCCTTGAGAGCGAAGAAGCGCGAAAGGCGTATCAGAAGGAACTCGATGACCGCGGTCTGACCATCAGCGCGTTCTCCTGCCATGGGAATCCGATTACTCCGGACAAGGCTTTTGCCAAAGAGTCCGATGAAGCACTTCGCAAGACCATTGAGCTGGCCCATCTGATGGGCGTGCCGGTCGTCAATGCCTTCTCCGGAACAGCCGGCGACAGTGACGACGCAACAGCACCAAACTGGCCGGTGGCGCCGTGGCCGGAAGAGTATACGAACGCACTGCACTGGCAGTGGGAGAACAAGCTTGTCCCGTACTGGAAGGAAATCGGCAAGCTTGCAGAAGAGAAGAACGTCAAGATCGGCCTTGAGCTGCACGGCGGTTTTCTCGTGCATACGCCGCACACGATGCTGAAGCTTCGTGAACTGACTTCACCAAGCATCGGAGCGAACCTCGATCCGAGTCACCTCTGGTGGCAGGGAATTGATCCCGTCGCGGCAATCCGTATTCTCGGAGAGCACGATGCGATTCATCATTTCCACGCAAAAGACACGTACATCGATCAGGACAATGTGAACATGTACGGACTGACGGACATGCAGCCTTACGGCAACGTCCAGACTCGGGCATGGACGTTCCGTTCTGTCGGATGCGGACACAGTATGCAGGAATGGTCCGATATGATGAGCGCACTCAGAACGTACGGCTATGACTATGTGGTGAGCATCGAGCATGAAGATCCGATCATGAGTATTGATGAAGGCTTCGCACGTGCGGTGAAGAATCTCGACACGGTGCTGATCCGTGAACAGCCTTCAGAGATGTGGTGGGCGTAA
- a CDS encoding cysteine desulfurase family protein → MTHIYLDYNASTPVDPRVLDVMLPLFASHYANPSSAHWAAGSSQAIIFEARKSLADRIGATPEEIVFTSGGSEANNHALKGTFDALTEKGTHIITTAIEHPAVTNPCRALTETRGAAITTVGVDESGTVNPRDIEDAIRPDTILISVMHANNETGAIQPIREIAAIARKHGVLLHTDAAQSFGKVPVHVDDLGVDLLSIAGHKCYAPKGIGALYIRSATRIDSLIHGAGHESGRRAGTESVPLIAALGKAADLAGEFLEQRDTLTSLRDNFFQGLKALFNDRITWNSQQVSLLPNTLNVSFHGYTGAGFLERVPEIAASTGSACHSGIVELSPVLQAMKVREETGMGTVRFSLGVQTTAEEIHQTLRLIEERFR, encoded by the coding sequence ATGACACACATTTATCTCGACTACAACGCCAGTACTCCCGTCGATCCGCGCGTGCTCGATGTCATGCTTCCCTTATTTGCTTCCCATTACGCCAACCCGTCTTCGGCGCACTGGGCTGCGGGATCGAGTCAGGCGATTATCTTTGAGGCGCGTAAAAGCCTCGCCGACCGGATCGGCGCGACCCCGGAAGAGATCGTCTTCACCTCTGGCGGCAGTGAAGCGAATAATCATGCCTTAAAAGGCACCTTCGACGCCCTCACTGAAAAGGGCACGCATATCATTACGACAGCCATCGAACATCCTGCCGTCACCAATCCGTGCCGCGCCCTTACCGAAACCCGCGGGGCCGCCATCACCACAGTCGGCGTCGATGAGAGCGGCACCGTCAATCCGCGTGACATTGAAGACGCCATCAGACCGGACACAATCCTGATTTCCGTCATGCATGCAAATAACGAAACCGGGGCGATTCAGCCCATCCGGGAAATTGCCGCAATCGCCAGAAAACACGGCGTTCTATTGCACACCGATGCCGCCCAGTCGTTCGGAAAAGTCCCGGTTCACGTTGATGATCTCGGCGTTGATCTGTTAAGCATCGCCGGGCATAAATGCTATGCACCGAAAGGGATCGGGGCGCTCTATATCCGATCGGCCACCCGGATTGATTCCCTGATCCACGGGGCCGGCCACGAGTCCGGACGGCGTGCCGGCACAGAGAGCGTCCCGCTCATTGCCGCACTTGGCAAAGCCGCCGATCTCGCCGGCGAGTTTCTGGAACAACGAGACACGCTAACGTCGCTCCGGGATAACTTTTTTCAAGGCCTCAAAGCCCTGTTCAATGACCGGATCACCTGGAACAGCCAACAGGTTTCGCTCCTGCCGAACACATTGAACGTGAGCTTTCACGGGTATACGGGCGCCGGCTTTCTCGAGCGGGTTCCGGAGATCGCCGCTTCCACCGGCTCGGCCTGTCACTCCGGCATCGTTGAACTTTCACCGGTCTTACAGGCGATGAAGGTCCGTGAAGAAACCGGCATGGGCACCGTCCGGTTCAGCCTTGGCGTGCAGACGACGGCAGAAGAGATCCATCAGACGCTCAGGCTCATTGAAGAGCGTTTCCGTTAA
- a CDS encoding sugar phosphate isomerase/epimerase family protein, producing MVLTINAKKSVQLFTFRDEMAEDAGKTLEKVKELGFDGVELAGYGSLDAEGFKAKTGELGLQVSSAHIPLELLRKDAEGVLKELEGFGCRYVAIPYLDEEEQTEEGYNSLIAFMKELAPKAKAHGMTLCYHHHDFELTFKMADGRSALKAILDDTAEVGVMPEFDVYWLKKAGEDPLAWVQAYKDRVKVIHMKDMTTDGDAFFAELGTGGVDVKGLLDELQASSLEWLIVEQDQTKKTPFESVKESMTFLTNYEEATS from the coding sequence ATGGTATTGACAATAAACGCGAAAAAATCTGTTCAATTGTTTACGTTCAGAGACGAGATGGCAGAAGACGCGGGGAAGACGCTTGAGAAGGTGAAAGAACTCGGCTTTGACGGCGTGGAACTCGCAGGCTACGGAAGCCTTGATGCAGAAGGGTTCAAAGCAAAAACCGGGGAGCTTGGGCTGCAGGTTTCCTCTGCTCATATTCCCCTCGAGCTGCTTCGAAAGGACGCAGAAGGGGTACTGAAAGAACTGGAAGGGTTCGGTTGCCGTTATGTGGCCATCCCGTATCTCGATGAGGAAGAACAGACGGAAGAAGGCTACAACAGTCTGATCGCCTTTATGAAGGAGCTGGCTCCGAAGGCAAAAGCCCACGGGATGACGCTCTGTTATCACCATCATGATTTTGAACTGACGTTTAAGATGGCGGATGGACGTTCGGCCCTGAAGGCGATCCTTGACGATACCGCTGAGGTTGGGGTTATGCCGGAGTTCGACGTCTACTGGCTAAAAAAAGCCGGCGAAGATCCCCTCGCCTGGGTTCAGGCTTACAAAGACCGGGTAAAGGTCATCCATATGAAAGATATGACGACGGACGGTGACGCATTCTTTGCGGAGCTTGGCACCGGCGGCGTCGATGTCAAAGGACTCCTGGACGAGCTTCAGGCGTCATCACTCGAGTGGCTCATCGTCGAGCAGGACCAGACGAAGAAGACACCGTTTGAAAGTGTAAAGGAAAGCATGACATTTCTGACGAACTATGAGGAGGCAACATCATGA
- a CDS encoding AAA family ATPase — protein sequence MSRYMEQFDFPDADREADRLMTERRTCHDTYYPFQVMSQKGLARLDFEPITILCGGNGSGKTTALNVIADSLQAEREAVSNRTAFYEDYLRLCSAKRGTSLPEDIRIMTSDDVFDFLLTVRSVNQGIDAKREKLYDEYLEQKYTPFQMRSMDDYERLKAMTEARKSSQSQYVRKRLMPNTPTGSNGERAFQYFVDRIHDNGLYLLDEPENSLSPARQQDLADLIVDSARFFGCQFIVATHSPFFLAMAGAAVYDLDQDPPGIRHWTDLEHVRTYFAFFEQHRSRFE from the coding sequence ATGAGTCGATACATGGAACAATTTGATTTCCCGGATGCTGATCGGGAAGCGGACAGGCTGATGACGGAACGGCGCACCTGTCATGATACATATTATCCGTTTCAGGTTATGTCACAAAAAGGCCTGGCCCGACTCGATTTTGAGCCGATTACGATTCTCTGCGGCGGCAACGGATCGGGTAAAACCACCGCGTTGAATGTGATCGCGGATTCTCTTCAGGCGGAGCGTGAGGCCGTCAGTAACCGCACGGCTTTTTATGAAGACTACCTCAGGCTCTGCAGCGCAAAAAGAGGGACCTCTTTACCGGAAGACATCCGGATCATGACGAGTGACGATGTATTTGATTTTCTTCTGACGGTACGATCGGTGAATCAGGGGATTGATGCAAAGCGGGAAAAGCTGTATGACGAGTACCTCGAACAGAAATACACGCCTTTTCAGATGCGTTCGATGGATGATTATGAGCGTTTAAAGGCGATGACCGAAGCGAGGAAATCATCTCAGTCACAGTATGTCCGAAAACGGCTCATGCCGAATACACCAACGGGATCTAACGGGGAGCGCGCCTTTCAGTATTTTGTCGACCGGATTCATGATAACGGTCTCTATCTGCTCGATGAGCCCGAGAACAGCCTGTCTCCGGCGCGCCAGCAGGATTTGGCTGATCTGATCGTCGACTCGGCGCGTTTTTTTGGCTGTCAGTTTATCGTTGCGACCCATTCTCCCTTCTTTTTGGCCATGGCAGGGGCTGCGGTGTATGATCTTGATCAGGACCCGCCGGGCATAAGGCATTGGACAGATCTTGAGCATGTCAGGACGTATTTTGCGTTTTTTGAACAGCACAGGTCGCGGTTTGAGTGA
- a CDS encoding Gfo/Idh/MocA family protein, producing the protein MKPLQAGIIGCGTIAFFRHLPEYAQEEGVNIKAVCDLVEERADKYAKQYDAEAYTDFEKLLDDEEIDIVSICTPNALHAPMTIKALEKGKHVLCEKPMATGSEEAQAMIDAAEKSGKLLMIGHNQRFTPSTQKARELIREGVLGKVFSFRTTFGHGGPESWSVEGKNTWFFNKEKAFIGALGDLGVHKTDMIRYVLGEEFKEAGAMVETLSKEADVDDSAVCILKSESGIIGTMTASWTYGATEDNSTIIYGEKGMLRLEDDPTDSVILQYNTGERIKYELGGIQTNDADGQVNSAVIHQFVEAVRNNQPSPISGQEGKKSLEIILAALESNEKKAIVEIKS; encoded by the coding sequence ATGAAACCATTACAGGCAGGCATTATCGGATGCGGCACGATCGCATTCTTCAGACATTTACCGGAATATGCACAGGAGGAAGGCGTGAACATCAAAGCCGTTTGCGACCTTGTCGAAGAACGTGCGGACAAATACGCAAAGCAGTATGACGCAGAGGCCTATACGGACTTTGAAAAGCTCCTTGACGATGAGGAGATTGACATTGTAAGCATCTGCACACCGAATGCGCTGCATGCGCCGATGACGATCAAGGCCCTTGAAAAAGGCAAACATGTCCTCTGTGAGAAGCCGATGGCAACCGGCAGCGAAGAAGCACAGGCGATGATCGATGCGGCGGAGAAATCCGGCAAGCTCTTAATGATCGGGCACAACCAGCGCTTTACCCCATCCACGCAAAAAGCGCGTGAACTGATCCGTGAGGGCGTACTCGGAAAGGTATTCAGCTTCCGCACAACCTTTGGTCACGGCGGTCCGGAAAGCTGGAGCGTTGAAGGCAAGAATACCTGGTTCTTTAATAAAGAAAAGGCGTTTATCGGTGCCCTGGGTGACCTCGGGGTCCATAAGACTGACATGATCCGCTATGTGCTTGGTGAAGAATTCAAAGAAGCGGGTGCGATGGTCGAGACGCTGTCTAAAGAAGCCGACGTCGACGATTCCGCTGTATGTATCCTGAAGAGTGAGAGCGGGATTATCGGGACGATGACGGCGAGCTGGACGTATGGCGCAACCGAAGACAATTCTACCATTATTTACGGGGAGAAGGGCATGCTTCGTCTTGAAGATGACCCAACGGATTCCGTGATTTTGCAATACAACACCGGAGAGCGCATCAAGTATGAACTTGGCGGGATCCAGACGAACGATGCGGACGGTCAGGTGAACAGTGCCGTCATTCACCAGTTCGTGGAAGCCGTGCGAAATAATCAGCCATCGCCGATTTCCGGTCAGGAAGGGAAGAAGTCCCTCGAGATTATTTTGGCTGCACTTGAATCAAATGAGAAGAAAGCAATCGTGGAGATTAAATCCTAA
- a CDS encoding glutaminase, translating into MTKKETIIFDDDAFEEGGFEDTLTITDQRDQTYLDEWIAYYRDYAREGASATYIPALAEADASQLGIVMARPDGTMLKAGDHDVPFTLQSISKVISFIQVCLDYGISEVLEKVDVEPTGDAFNSILRLELHKPGRPFNPMINAGALTVASMLCERTPEGKVSSTLDLLEAMLGKRPGINEQVFESEWETAHRNRAMAYYLKENGFLDCPVEDALNVYLKACSIEVHTEDIAKIGLILAYDGYDPVTDQRHFPIEVARLTKALMVTCGMYNASGKFAARVGLPSKSGVSGGIMTVVSERAGSRYSPVPHGGGIGVFGPAIDDYGNSIGGSLLLAQLAKDWDLNIF; encoded by the coding sequence ATGACGAAAAAAGAAACGATTATTTTCGATGATGATGCTTTTGAAGAGGGCGGTTTTGAGGATACCCTGACGATTACCGATCAGCGCGATCAGACATATCTAGATGAATGGATTGCTTATTACAGGGACTATGCAAGGGAAGGGGCCAGTGCGACCTATATTCCGGCTCTCGCGGAGGCGGATGCGTCGCAGCTTGGGATTGTCATGGCAAGACCGGACGGTACGATGCTGAAAGCAGGGGATCATGACGTTCCGTTCACCCTGCAGAGCATCTCCAAGGTCATCAGTTTTATACAGGTGTGCCTCGATTACGGCATCAGTGAGGTGCTTGAGAAAGTCGATGTGGAACCGACAGGGGATGCCTTTAACTCCATCCTGCGTCTTGAACTTCACAAGCCGGGACGTCCGTTTAATCCGATGATCAATGCAGGGGCCTTGACCGTTGCGTCGATGCTGTGTGAACGGACACCGGAAGGGAAAGTGTCGTCGACGCTCGATCTTCTTGAAGCGATGCTCGGGAAGCGGCCTGGGATCAATGAACAGGTCTTTGAATCCGAATGGGAGACGGCTCATCGAAACCGGGCAATGGCCTACTACCTGAAAGAGAACGGATTCCTGGATTGTCCGGTCGAGGATGCGCTGAATGTCTATTTGAAAGCCTGTTCCATCGAAGTCCACACAGAAGATATCGCCAAAATCGGTCTGATCCTGGCCTATGACGGCTATGACCCTGTAACGGATCAGCGTCATTTCCCCATCGAGGTGGCACGGTTGACCAAGGCGCTTATGGTAACGTGCGGGATGTACAACGCATCGGGCAAGTTCGCGGCAAGGGTCGGACTGCCTTCAAAGAGCGGCGTATCAGGAGGAATCATGACCGTGGTCTCAGAGCGGGCAGGTTCCCGTTATTCTCCTGTACCTCACGGCGGCGGTATCGGTGTGTTTGGCCCGGCTATTGATGATTACGGAAACAGCATCGGAGGCAGTCTGTTACTCGCACAACTTGCGAAGGATTGGGATTTGAATATTTTCTGA
- a CDS encoding Gfo/Idh/MocA family protein — translation MTARTPLTVAVVGFGGMGGHHVDHLDELSYFEVKGIRDIRESQELLAKKKDLHVYPDLQAVLDDRDVDVVLIATPNDSHRDIAVQAMRHGKHVICEKPVAMNAAEMEEIMQVEQETGQVFVVNQNRRWDEDYLSVKKLRDEETIGEVFHTECRIHGSRGIPGDWRQKKAQGGGMLLDWGVHLVDRQLLMFPERVTDVNCTFQHIRNAEVDDGFRLTLTFESGKTSYMEVGTFNYVALPLWYVNGTKGSAVIHSWDMDGKVTRLETDREPDARPIKAGAGLTKTMAPRFDDGTVKDLPVPRVDASIHEFYDNVYETIHGRSEIIVKNDEVLRVMRLLEKAFESAETLQTVKFEAPVNAI, via the coding sequence ATGACAGCGAGAACCCCTTTAACCGTCGCGGTCGTCGGCTTTGGCGGCATGGGCGGACACCATGTGGATCATTTGGACGAACTGTCGTATTTTGAAGTGAAGGGCATCCGCGATATTCGTGAGAGCCAGGAACTCCTTGCGAAGAAAAAGGATCTCCACGTCTATCCGGATCTTCAGGCGGTCCTCGACGATCGTGACGTTGACGTGGTGCTTATTGCGACACCGAATGACAGTCACCGTGACATTGCCGTTCAGGCGATGCGGCACGGAAAGCATGTCATCTGCGAGAAGCCCGTAGCGATGAACGCCGCGGAGATGGAGGAGATCATGCAGGTCGAACAGGAGACCGGACAGGTCTTCGTCGTCAATCAGAACCGCCGCTGGGATGAGGATTATCTCTCTGTTAAGAAGCTCCGCGATGAAGAGACGATCGGAGAAGTCTTTCATACAGAGTGCCGCATCCACGGCTCCCGGGGCATTCCCGGTGATTGGCGTCAGAAGAAAGCCCAGGGCGGCGGGATGCTCCTTGACTGGGGCGTGCACCTCGTGGACCGTCAGCTTCTGATGTTTCCTGAACGTGTCACAGACGTCAATTGCACCTTCCAGCATATCCGCAATGCCGAAGTGGATGACGGCTTCCGTCTGACGCTCACATTTGAGAGTGGGAAGACGTCGTACATGGAAGTGGGTACCTTTAATTATGTGGCCCTGCCGCTTTGGTACGTAAACGGGACAAAAGGGTCCGCCGTGATCCACAGCTGGGATATGGACGGCAAGGTGACCCGTCTCGAAACCGACCGTGAACCGGATGCCCGTCCGATTAAAGCGGGAGCCGGTCTCACGAAGACGATGGCGCCCCGTTTTGATGACGGCACGGTGAAGGATCTGCCGGTGCCGCGTGTGGATGCCTCGATTCACGAGTTCTATGACAATGTGTATGAAACGATTCACGGAAGAAGTGAGATCATCGTCAAAAACGATGAAGTGCTCCGGGTGATGCGTCTGTTGGAAAAGGCGTTTGAAAGCGCGGAAACGCTTCAGACGGTGAAGTTTGAGGCGCCGGTGAACGCAATATAA
- a CDS encoding acyl-CoA dehydrogenase family protein: protein MAFLNPKQLDLSGMDEQTAAVMKNTVDFFERMGISKIKEEDERGDWYPAYTSFIRDSGAYATFLTPEVYGDGTSRFDLARACNYSELTAFYGLSYQYAYQVSLLGLSPIWMSANEDVKKRAGKALRDGGIFAFGMSEKEHGADLYANEMTLEPQSDGTYLVNGAKYYIGNANEAALVSVFGRMKDTGDFVFFVVEPDHPSYELNKKIHTSGVRPAYVGEFTLKNYPITDADILSTGKEAWDASLSTVNIGKFQLGFASAGICQHAFYESLSHAANRELYGMKVTDFSHVQDLFIENYCRIHGMRMFATRAVGRLPPFIGRRPTLPAV from the coding sequence ATGGCGTTTTTGAACCCAAAGCAGCTCGACCTGAGTGGAATGGACGAACAGACCGCAGCAGTCATGAAGAACACGGTGGATTTCTTTGAAAGGATGGGAATCAGCAAGATCAAAGAGGAGGATGAACGGGGCGACTGGTACCCGGCATACACGTCCTTCATCCGGGATTCCGGCGCCTACGCGACGTTCTTGACACCGGAGGTCTACGGGGACGGCACCAGCCGCTTTGATCTCGCCAGAGCCTGCAATTACAGTGAGCTGACCGCCTTTTACGGTCTCTCCTATCAATATGCCTATCAGGTCAGCCTCCTCGGGTTGAGTCCGATCTGGATGTCCGCCAACGAAGACGTGAAGAAGCGGGCCGGAAAGGCGCTTCGTGATGGCGGCATTTTCGCGTTCGGCATGTCCGAAAAAGAACACGGCGCTGATCTCTACGCCAATGAGATGACCCTTGAACCGCAGTCTGACGGCACGTATCTCGTCAATGGAGCGAAATACTACATCGGCAATGCCAATGAAGCAGCCCTCGTTTCGGTCTTCGGGCGCATGAAAGACACCGGGGATTTTGTCTTCTTCGTCGTCGAACCCGACCACCCTTCCTATGAGCTGAACAAAAAAATTCATACATCCGGCGTGCGGCCGGCCTACGTCGGGGAGTTCACCTTAAAAAATTATCCAATCACCGATGCGGATATCCTCTCCACAGGCAAAGAAGCCTGGGACGCGTCCCTCTCCACCGTCAACATCGGCAAGTTTCAGCTCGGATTTGCTTCAGCCGGGATCTGCCAGCATGCCTTCTATGAATCCCTCAGCCACGCGGCCAATCGGGAGCTGTACGGGATGAAAGTGACGGACTTCTCCCATGTTCAGGATCTGTTCATCGAAAATTACTGCCGGATACACGGTATGCGCATGTTCGCCACCCGCGCCGTCGGTCGTCTTCCGCCATTCATCGGAAGACGACCGACGCTACCTGCTGTTTAA
- a CDS encoding VOC family protein, whose product MSFHQPPVTFVDTVHLNVANLDRSRIYYKDVIGLTVSEQTDTTVTLSADPDKPLVVLHQDGTVAPKPDRTTGLYHFAILLPSRNDLAQVVRHLIRKREPVASSDHLVSEALYLNDPDGNGIEIYRDRDPDNWTWQNGMVHMTVDPLDFEDLLSKEPEAPWNGLPEGTVMGHMHLHVSDVKEAEAFYTDVLGFQTVSRFSDHAVFLSDAHYHHHIALNIWNGRGIPAPPLNTAGLKHYTIVYPDIKALDEVKKRLNDNNIKADTAQNRFTVTDPAGKRLVLTSF is encoded by the coding sequence ATGTCCTTTCATCAGCCGCCTGTCACCTTTGTCGATACCGTTCATCTCAACGTCGCGAATCTCGACAGGTCCAGGATCTACTACAAAGACGTCATCGGACTGACGGTCAGTGAACAGACGGACACCACCGTCACCCTCTCGGCAGATCCCGATAAACCGCTCGTCGTCCTGCATCAGGACGGGACCGTTGCACCCAAACCGGACAGGACGACCGGCCTTTATCACTTTGCCATACTGCTTCCTTCGAGAAATGATCTGGCACAGGTCGTGCGCCATCTCATCAGAAAACGCGAGCCCGTCGCTTCCTCCGATCATCTTGTGAGTGAAGCTCTGTACCTGAACGATCCCGACGGCAACGGCATTGAGATCTACCGGGACCGCGATCCGGACAACTGGACCTGGCAAAACGGCATGGTCCATATGACCGTCGATCCCCTCGACTTCGAAGATCTTCTCTCAAAAGAGCCCGAAGCACCGTGGAACGGTCTGCCTGAAGGCACGGTTATGGGGCATATGCATCTCCATGTCTCGGATGTCAAAGAAGCCGAAGCCTTTTACACGGATGTCCTCGGCTTTCAGACCGTTTCCCGCTTCAGTGATCACGCCGTGTTTCTGTCTGATGCTCATTATCATCACCACATCGCGCTCAATATCTGGAACGGCCGAGGCATCCCTGCACCTCCTCTGAATACTGCCGGACTGAAGCATTATACCATCGTCTACCCGGATATTAAGGCGTTGGACGAAGTGAAAAAAAGGCTGAACGACAACAACATTAAAGCCGATACCGCGCAGAACCGCTTTACCGTGACCGACCCTGCCGGGAAACGGCTCGTGTTGACCTCCTTTTAA
- a CDS encoding maltose acetyltransferase domain-containing protein, whose product MRTEKEKMIQGEMYSPGDPELVKARKAIRQKVRRYNATTEEEDTLRGELLKDMLGTVGKEAFIEPDIRMDYGFNIHVGDHFYANFGCVILDVCPVRIGHNAMLAPGVHIYTATHPLDPVERNAGQEFAKPVTIGDNVWIGGMAVINPGVTIGNDAVIASGAVVTKDVPAQAVVGGNPAKVLKMIEDSPSI is encoded by the coding sequence ATGCGTACAGAAAAAGAGAAAATGATTCAGGGCGAGATGTACAGCCCCGGCGATCCTGAACTTGTCAAAGCCCGTAAAGCGATCCGGCAAAAAGTCCGCCGCTATAACGCAACGACGGAAGAAGAGGACACACTCCGGGGAGAACTGCTCAAAGACATGCTCGGAACGGTCGGGAAGGAGGCGTTTATCGAGCCCGATATCCGGATGGATTACGGGTTTAATATTCACGTTGGGGACCACTTCTATGCGAACTTCGGCTGCGTCATCCTCGACGTCTGCCCCGTCCGCATCGGCCACAACGCCATGCTTGCCCCGGGAGTCCATATCTATACCGCAACCCATCCTCTCGATCCCGTTGAACGAAACGCCGGCCAAGAGTTTGCCAAACCCGTCACGATCGGTGATAACGTCTGGATCGGGGGCATGGCGGTCATCAATCCGGGCGTCACCATCGGCAATGACGCCGTTATTGCATCAGGAGCCGTCGTGACGAAGGATGTGCCGGCCCAGGCGGTTGTCGGGGGCAACCCGGCGAAGGTGCTGAAGATGATCGAAGACAGTCCTTCCATATAA